A region from the Candidatus Binatia bacterium genome encodes:
- the hslU gene encoding ATP-dependent protease ATPase subunit HslU, whose translation MTPREIVSELDRYIVGQRDAKRAVAIALRNRWRRQLVPEDLREEIAPKNIIMIGPTGVGKTEISRRLAKLAQAPFIKVEASKFTEVGYVGRDVESIIRDLTELAVSMVKDEEKQKVEIRARELAEEKILDILLPPLQIGKHEGDDADSVRAAGTREKLKKMLREGKLDERFVDIEMSQTVMPMIEIMTPQGMEGMEFNLKEMFSNLMPKRTKKRTVKIPEALEILTQEEAGKLIDMDKVIAEAVRRVEQSGIVFIDEIDKIAGRESAHGPDVSREGVQRDLLPIVEGSTVNTKYGMIKTDHILFIASGAFHSAKPSDLIPEFQGRFPIRVELGSLGKDEFVRILTEPKNALIKQYTALLETESVRLTFRDDAIVEISRIAAEVNERTENIGARRLHTIMERLLDEVSYSAPEMRGKEVAIDAQYVRDRLNPILKDEDLSRYIL comes from the coding sequence ATGACGCCGCGCGAGATCGTCTCGGAGCTGGACCGGTATATCGTCGGGCAGAGAGACGCCAAGCGCGCGGTGGCGATCGCGCTGCGCAACCGCTGGCGGCGCCAGCTCGTGCCCGAGGATCTGCGGGAAGAAATTGCGCCGAAAAACATCATCATGATCGGGCCGACCGGCGTGGGCAAGACCGAGATCTCGCGCCGGCTCGCCAAGCTGGCGCAGGCGCCCTTCATCAAGGTCGAGGCGTCCAAGTTCACGGAAGTCGGCTACGTCGGGCGCGACGTGGAGTCGATCATCCGCGATCTGACGGAGCTCGCGGTCAGCATGGTGAAAGACGAGGAAAAACAAAAGGTCGAGATCCGCGCGCGCGAGCTGGCCGAGGAGAAGATCCTCGATATTCTGCTGCCGCCGCTCCAGATCGGAAAGCACGAGGGCGACGACGCCGACAGCGTGCGGGCCGCCGGCACGAGAGAGAAGCTCAAGAAGATGCTCCGCGAAGGGAAGCTCGACGAGCGCTTCGTCGACATCGAGATGAGCCAGACGGTCATGCCGATGATCGAGATCATGACGCCTCAAGGGATGGAGGGCATGGAGTTCAATCTGAAAGAGATGTTCTCCAATCTCATGCCCAAGCGGACCAAGAAAAGGACCGTCAAAATTCCCGAGGCGCTGGAGATTCTCACGCAAGAGGAAGCGGGCAAGCTGATCGACATGGACAAAGTGATCGCGGAGGCGGTCCGACGGGTCGAGCAATCGGGGATCGTCTTCATCGACGAGATCGACAAGATCGCCGGCCGCGAATCGGCCCACGGGCCGGATGTATCGCGCGAAGGCGTGCAGCGCGACCTGCTGCCGATCGTCGAAGGCTCGACGGTGAACACCAAGTACGGCATGATCAAGACCGATCACATTCTGTTCATCGCCTCGGGCGCTTTCCACAGCGCCAAGCCGTCGGACTTGATTCCGGAATTCCAGGGGCGGTTTCCGATCCGCGTCGAGCTGGGTTCGCTCGGCAAAGACGAGTTCGTCCGCATCCTCACCGAACCGAAAAACGCTCTCATCAAGCAGTACACGGCGCTGCTGGAAACCGAGAGCGTGCGCCTCACGTTTCGCGACGACGCGATCGTGGAAATCTCCCGGATCGCCGCGGAGGTGAACGAAAGGACGGAAAATATCGGCGCGCGCCGCCTGCACACGATCATGGAGCGCTTGTTGGACGAGGTCTCGTACTCGGCGCCGGAGATGCGCGGCAAGGAAGTCGCGATCGACGCCCAGTACGTCCGCGACCGGTTGAACCCGATCCTCAAGGACGAGGACCTCTCGCGCTATATTCTGTAG
- the hslV gene encoding ATP-dependent protease subunit HslV, whose translation MFHGTTILAVRHKGKVVMVGDGQVSLGQTVMKHTARKVRKLYHDKVIAGFAGATADAFTLFEKFEAKLEQFNGNLKRAAVELAKDWRTDRVLRRLDALLIVADVENSLVVSGAGDVVEPDDGAIAIGSGGNYALAAARVLLKHTSLDTRAIAEEAMHQAAEICVYTNSQLSFEELP comes from the coding sequence ATGTTTCACGGGACAACGATATTGGCGGTGCGGCACAAGGGAAAAGTCGTGATGGTGGGCGACGGACAGGTGAGCCTCGGCCAGACGGTGATGAAGCACACGGCGCGGAAGGTGCGCAAGCTCTATCACGACAAGGTCATCGCCGGCTTCGCCGGCGCGACGGCGGACGCCTTCACCTTGTTCGAAAAATTCGAGGCCAAATTGGAGCAGTTCAACGGCAACTTGAAGCGCGCGGCGGTCGAGCTGGCGAAGGACTGGCGCACCGACCGCGTGCTGCGCCGGCTCGACGCGCTCTTGATCGTTGCGGACGTGGAGAATTCTCTGGTAGTGTCGGGAGCCGGAGACGTGGTCGAGCCGGACGACGGCGCGATCGCGATCGGTTCGGGCGGAAACTACGCGCTGGCCGCCGCGCGGGTCTTGCTCAAGCACACGTCGCTCGACACGCGCGCGATCGCCGAAGAGGCGATGCACCAGGCGGCGGAGATATGCGTTTACACCAACAGTCAGTTATCCTTTGAAGAATTACCATGA